One window from the genome of Nomascus leucogenys isolate Asia chromosome 12, Asia_NLE_v1, whole genome shotgun sequence encodes:
- the GJB5 gene encoding gap junction beta-5 protein, translated as MNWSIFEGLLSGVNKYSTAFGRVWLSLVFIFRVLVYLVTAERVWSDDHKDFDCNTHQPGCSNVCFDEFFPVSHVRLWALQLILVTCPSLLVVMHVAYREVQEKRHREAHGENSGRLYLNPGKKRGGLWWTYVCSLVFKASVDIAFLYVFHSFYPKYILPPVVKCHADPCPNIVDCFISKPSEKNIFTLFMVATAAVCILLNLVELIYLVSKRCHEYLAARKARAMCTGHHPHGTTSSCKQDDLLSGDLIFLGSDSHPPLLPDRPQDHVKTTIL; from the coding sequence ATGAATTGGAGTATCTTTGAGGGCCTCCTGAGTGGGGTCAACAAGTACTCCACAGCCTTTGGGCGCGTCTGGCTGTCTCTGGTCTTCATCTTCCGCGTGCTAGTGTACCTGGTGACGGCCGAGCGTGTGTGGAGTGATGACCACAAGGACTTCGACTGCAACACTCACCAGCCTGGCTGCTCCAACGTCTGCTTCGACGAGTTCTTCCCCGTGTCCCATGTGCGCCTCTGGGCCCTGCAGCTTATCCTGGTGACGTGCCCCTCACTGCTCGTGGTCATGCACGTGGCCTACCGGGAGGTTCAGGAGAAGAGGCACCGAGAAGCCCATGGGGAGAACAGTGGGCGCCTCTACCTGAACCCCGGCAAGAAGCGGGGCGGGCTCTGGTGGACATATGTCTGCAGCCTCGTGTTCAAGGCCAGCGTGGACATCGCCTTTCTCTATGTGTTCCACTCATTCTACCCCAAATATATCCTCCCTCCTGTGGTCAAGTGCCACGCAGATCCGTGTCCCAATATAGTGGACTGCTTCATCTCCAAGCCTTCAGAGAAGAACATTTTCACCCTCTTCATGGTGGCCACAGCTGCCGTCTGCATCCTGCTCAACCTCGTGGAGCTCATCTACCTGGTGAGCAAGAGATGCCACGAGTACCTGGCGGCAAGGAAAGCCCGAGCCATGTGCACAGGTCATCACCCACACGGTACCACCTCTTCCTGCAAACAAGACGACCTCCTTTCGGGGGACCTCATCTTTCTGGGCTCAGACAGCCATCCTCCTCTCTTACCAGATCGCCCccaagaccatgtgaagacaacCATCTTGTGA
- the GJB4 gene encoding gap junction beta-4 protein: MNWAFLQGLLSGVNKYSTALSRIWLSVVFIFRVLVYVVAAEEVWDDEQKDFVCNTKQPGCPNVCYDEFFPVSHVRLWALQLILVTCPSLLVVMHVAYREERERKHHLKHGPNAPSLYDNPSKKRGGLWWTYLLSLIFKAAVDAGFLYIFHRLYKDYDMPRVVACSVEPCPHTVDCYISRPTEKKVFTYFMVTTAAICILLNLSEVFYLVGKRCLEIFGPRHRRSRRRERLPDTCPPYVLSQGGHPEDGNSVLMKAGSAPVDAGGYP, from the coding sequence ATGAACTGGGCATTTCTGCAGGGCCTCCTGAGTGGCGTGAACAAGTACTCCACAGCGCTGAGCCGCATCTGGCTGTCTGTGGTGTTCATCTTTCGCGTGCTGGTGTACGTGGTGGCAGCGGAGGAGGTGTGGGACGATGAGCAGAAGGACTTTGTCTGCAACACCAAGCAGCCCGGCTGCCCCAACGTCTGCTATGACGAGTTCTTCCCCGTGTCCCACGTGCGCCTCTGGGCCCTGCAGCTCATCCTGGTCACGTGCCCCTCCCTGCTCGTGGTCATGCACGTGGCCTACCGCGAGGAGCGCGAGCGCAAGCACCACCTGAAACACGGGCCCAATGCGCCGTCCCTGTACGACAACCCGAGCAAGAAGCGGGGCGGGCTGTGGTGGACGTACTTGCTGAGCCTCATCTTCAAGGCTGCCGTGGACGCGGGTTTCCTCTATATCTTCCACCGCCTCTACAAGGATTATGACATGCCCCGCGTGGTGGCCTGCTCCGTGGAGCCTTGCCCCCACACTGTGGACTGTTACATCTCCCGGCCCACAGAGAAGAAGGTCTTCACCTACTTCATGGTGACCACAGCTGCCATCTGCATCCTGCTCAACCTCAGTGAAGTCTTCTACCTGGTGGGCAAGAGGTGCCTGGAGATCTTCGGCCCCAGGCACCGGCGGTCTCGGCGCCGGGAACGCCTACCCGATACGTGCCCACCATATGTCCTCTCCCAGGGGGGGCACCCTGAGGATGGGAACTCTGTCCTAATGAAGGCTGGGTCGGCCCCAGTGGATGCAGGTGGGTATCCATAA